In Phalacrocorax aristotelis chromosome 6, bGulAri2.1, whole genome shotgun sequence, one DNA window encodes the following:
- the ATG7 gene encoding ubiquitin-like modifier-activating enzyme ATG7 isoform X4, translating to MATASNEVHHPVDPGISKLQFVPFSSALDAGFWHELTQKKLNEYRLDETPKVIKGYYYNGDPLGLPARLTLEFSAFDMNASIPARCCPAVGTLYNTNTFETFKSCDKKSLLEKEANEIWESIKSGAALENPMLLNRFLLLTFADLKKYHFYYWFCYPALCFPDGIHIIQKPVCLGDRFPLNQIQALQKAYDELCQKEGVTALPYFLIKYHDNSVVISLLKKWDDFFQDQGGKVTVGVYDPCNLSHYPGWPLRNFLILAAHKWGSILQSVEVLCFRDRTMQGVRDITHSIIFEIKLPERVLGPDCPKAVGWEKNQKGGMGPRMVNLSECMDPKRLAESSVDLNLKLMCWRLVPTLDLEKIVSAKCLLLGAGTLGCSVARTLMGWGVRKITFVDNAKISYSNPVRQPLYEFEDCLSGGKPKALAAADRLQKIFPGVSSEGYNMSIPMPGHPVKFSEVTMAQARKDVAKLEELIDAHDVVFLLMDTRESRWLPAVIAASKRKLVINAALGFDTFVVMRHGLKKPKQQESGDSCLSNASGSSDLLGSSLFSNIPGYKLGCYFCNDVVAPGDSTRDRTLDQQCTVSRPGLAMIAGALAVELMVSVLQHPEGGYAVASSSDDRMNEPPTSLGLVPHQIRGFLSRFDNVLPVSLAFDKCTACSTKVLDQYEQEGFNFLAKVFNSSHSFLEDLTGLTLLHQETQAAEEGHA from the exons ATGGCAACTGCCAGTAATGAGGTACACCATCCTGTAGATCCTGGAATCTCAAAGCTGCAGTTTGTTCCCTTCAGTAGTGCCTTGGATGCAGGATTCTGGCATGAACTAACCCAGAAGAAACTCAATGAGTACCGACTGGATGAGACCCCAAAAGTTATCAAAGGGTACTACTACAATG GTGATCCTTTGGGTTTGCCAGCTCGCTTGACATTGGAGTTTAGTGCCTTTGATAT GAATGCTTCAATACCAGCACGCTGCTGTCCTGCTGTCGGAACATTGTATAATACCAACACTTTTGAGACTTTCAAGTCCTGTGATAAGAAATCACttctggaaaaagaagcaaatgag ATATGGGAATCAATAAAGTCTGGAGCTGCTCTTGAAAACCCTATGCTCTTGAACAGGTTCCTGCTGCTGACATTCGCA gattTAAAAAAGTATCATTTCTATTATTGGTTTTGCTACCCTGCTCTCTGCTTCCCTGATGGAATACATATAATTCAGAAACCAGTGTGTCTTGGTGACAGATTCCCATTAAATCAG aTTCAAGCACTTCAGAAAGCATATGACGAACTTTGCCAGAAAGAGGGTGTTACAGCCTTgccttattttttaatcaagtatCATGACAATTCTGTTGTGATATCTCTACTGAAAAAGTGGGATGATTTCTTCCAAGACCAAGGGGGAAAG GTGACTGTTGGAGTTTATGATCCATGTAATTTATCCCACTATCCAGGATGGCCACTGAGAAATTTCCTGATCCTGGCAGCCCACAAATG GGGCAGCATTCTCCAGTCAGTTGAAGTGCTGTGCTTCAGAGACAGGACCATGCAAGGAGTGAGAGACATAACACACAGCattatctttgaaataaaacttccaGAGAGAGTCCTTGGCCCAG ATTGTCCAAAAGCTGTTGGGTGGGAGAAAAACCAAAAGGGAGGCATGGGTCCAAGGATGGTGAATCTCAGCGAATGCATGGATCCAAAGAG GTTAGCAGAATCATCAGTGGATCTTAATTTGAAATTGATGTGCTGGCGTTTGGTGCCTACTCTTGATTTGGAAAAAATTGTGTCTGCCAAGTGTCTACTGCTAGGAGCTGGTACGCTGGGTTGTAGTGTTGCAAGGACCTTGATG GGTTGGGGAGTCAGGAAGATTACATTTGTGGACAATGCAAAGATCTCCTACTCCAACCCAGTACGGCAGCCCCTGTATGAGTTTGAAGACTGTCTTAGCGGTGGGAAGCCTAAGGCACTTGCAGCAGCAGACAGGCTGCAGAAAATCTTCCCAGGAGTG AGTTCAGAAGGCTATAACATGAGCATCCCCATGCCAGGCCACCCAGTGAAATTTTCTGAAGTAACAATGGCACAGGCTCGGAAGGATGTGGCTAAACTTGAAGAGCTTATTGATGCTCATGATGTTGTTTTCCTACTAATGGACACTAGGGAGAGTCGATGGCTTCCTGCTGTCATTGCAGCCAGCAAGAGGAAG CTGGTCATCAATGCTGCACTGGGATTTGACACATTTGTTGTTATGAGACACGGactaaagaaaccaaaacagcaaGAATCTGGTGATTCATGTTTAAGCAACGCCTCTGGTTCTTCTGATCTTTTGGGATCATCACTCTTTTCAAATATCCCTGGCTATAAACTGGGTTGCTACTTCTGCAATGATGTTGTGGCACCAGGGGAT TCCACCAGGGATCGGACATTGGATCAGCAGTGCACAGTCAGTCGACCTGGATTAGCCATGATAGCGGGAGCTCTTGCAGTGGAATTAATGGTTTCTGTTTTACAGCATCCAGAAGG TGGTTATGCTGTGGCCAGCAGTAGTGATGATCGAATGAATGAGCCGCCTACTTCTCTTGGACTTGTTCCTCATCAG ATCCGTGGATTTTTATCAAGATTTGATAATGTTCTTCCAGTCAGCCTGGCATTTGATAAGTGCACAGCCTGTTCAACCAAA
- the ATG7 gene encoding ubiquitin-like modifier-activating enzyme ATG7 isoform X2 encodes MATASNEVHHPVDPGISKLQFVPFSSALDAGFWHELTQKKLNEYRLDETPKVIKGYYYNGDPLGLPARLTLEFSAFDMNASIPARCCPAVGTLYNTNTFETFKSCDKKSLLEKEANEIWESIKSGAALENPMLLNRFLLLTFADLKKYHFYYWFCYPALCFPDGIHIIQKPVCLGDRFPLNQIQALQKAYDELCQKEGVTALPYFLIKYHDNSVVISLLKKWDDFFQDQGGKVTVGVYDPCNLSHYPGWPLRNFLILAAHKWGSILQSVEVLCFRDRTMQGVRDITHSIIFEIKLPERVLGPDCPKAVGWEKNQKGGMGPRMVNLSECMDPKRLAESSVDLNLKLMCWRLVPTLDLEKIVSAKCLLLGAGTLGCSVARTLMGWGVRKITFVDNAKISYSNPVRQPLYEFEDCLSGGKPKALAAADRLQKIFPGVSSEGYNMSIPMPGHPVKFSEVTMAQARKDVAKLEELIDAHDVVFLLMDTRESRWLPAVIAASKRKLVINAALGFDTFVVMRHGLKKPKQQESGDSCLSNASGSSDLLGSSLFSNIPGYKLGCYFCNDVVAPGDSTRDRTLDQQCTVSRPGLAMIAGALAVELMVSVLQHPEGGYAVASSSDDRMNEPPTSLGLVPHQIRGFLSRFDNVLPVSLAFDKCTACSTKVLDQYEQEGFNFLAKVFNSSHSFLEDLTGLTLLHQETQAAEIWDMSDDETV; translated from the exons ATGGCAACTGCCAGTAATGAGGTACACCATCCTGTAGATCCTGGAATCTCAAAGCTGCAGTTTGTTCCCTTCAGTAGTGCCTTGGATGCAGGATTCTGGCATGAACTAACCCAGAAGAAACTCAATGAGTACCGACTGGATGAGACCCCAAAAGTTATCAAAGGGTACTACTACAATG GTGATCCTTTGGGTTTGCCAGCTCGCTTGACATTGGAGTTTAGTGCCTTTGATAT GAATGCTTCAATACCAGCACGCTGCTGTCCTGCTGTCGGAACATTGTATAATACCAACACTTTTGAGACTTTCAAGTCCTGTGATAAGAAATCACttctggaaaaagaagcaaatgag ATATGGGAATCAATAAAGTCTGGAGCTGCTCTTGAAAACCCTATGCTCTTGAACAGGTTCCTGCTGCTGACATTCGCA gattTAAAAAAGTATCATTTCTATTATTGGTTTTGCTACCCTGCTCTCTGCTTCCCTGATGGAATACATATAATTCAGAAACCAGTGTGTCTTGGTGACAGATTCCCATTAAATCAG aTTCAAGCACTTCAGAAAGCATATGACGAACTTTGCCAGAAAGAGGGTGTTACAGCCTTgccttattttttaatcaagtatCATGACAATTCTGTTGTGATATCTCTACTGAAAAAGTGGGATGATTTCTTCCAAGACCAAGGGGGAAAG GTGACTGTTGGAGTTTATGATCCATGTAATTTATCCCACTATCCAGGATGGCCACTGAGAAATTTCCTGATCCTGGCAGCCCACAAATG GGGCAGCATTCTCCAGTCAGTTGAAGTGCTGTGCTTCAGAGACAGGACCATGCAAGGAGTGAGAGACATAACACACAGCattatctttgaaataaaacttccaGAGAGAGTCCTTGGCCCAG ATTGTCCAAAAGCTGTTGGGTGGGAGAAAAACCAAAAGGGAGGCATGGGTCCAAGGATGGTGAATCTCAGCGAATGCATGGATCCAAAGAG GTTAGCAGAATCATCAGTGGATCTTAATTTGAAATTGATGTGCTGGCGTTTGGTGCCTACTCTTGATTTGGAAAAAATTGTGTCTGCCAAGTGTCTACTGCTAGGAGCTGGTACGCTGGGTTGTAGTGTTGCAAGGACCTTGATG GGTTGGGGAGTCAGGAAGATTACATTTGTGGACAATGCAAAGATCTCCTACTCCAACCCAGTACGGCAGCCCCTGTATGAGTTTGAAGACTGTCTTAGCGGTGGGAAGCCTAAGGCACTTGCAGCAGCAGACAGGCTGCAGAAAATCTTCCCAGGAGTG AGTTCAGAAGGCTATAACATGAGCATCCCCATGCCAGGCCACCCAGTGAAATTTTCTGAAGTAACAATGGCACAGGCTCGGAAGGATGTGGCTAAACTTGAAGAGCTTATTGATGCTCATGATGTTGTTTTCCTACTAATGGACACTAGGGAGAGTCGATGGCTTCCTGCTGTCATTGCAGCCAGCAAGAGGAAG CTGGTCATCAATGCTGCACTGGGATTTGACACATTTGTTGTTATGAGACACGGactaaagaaaccaaaacagcaaGAATCTGGTGATTCATGTTTAAGCAACGCCTCTGGTTCTTCTGATCTTTTGGGATCATCACTCTTTTCAAATATCCCTGGCTATAAACTGGGTTGCTACTTCTGCAATGATGTTGTGGCACCAGGGGAT TCCACCAGGGATCGGACATTGGATCAGCAGTGCACAGTCAGTCGACCTGGATTAGCCATGATAGCGGGAGCTCTTGCAGTGGAATTAATGGTTTCTGTTTTACAGCATCCAGAAGG TGGTTATGCTGTGGCCAGCAGTAGTGATGATCGAATGAATGAGCCGCCTACTTCTCTTGGACTTGTTCCTCATCAG ATCCGTGGATTTTTATCAAGATTTGATAATGTTCTTCCAGTCAGCCTGGCATTTGATAAGTGCACAGCCTGTTCAACCAAA
- the ATG7 gene encoding ubiquitin-like modifier-activating enzyme ATG7 isoform X6 yields the protein MATASNEVHHPVDPGISKLQFVPFSSALDAGFWHELTQKKLNEYRLDETPKVIKGYYYNGDPLGLPARLTLEFSAFDMNASIPARCCPAVGTLYNTNTFETFKSCDKKSLLEKEANEIWESIKSGAALENPMLLNRFLLLTFADLKKYHFYYWFCYPALCFPDGIHIIQKPVCLGDRFPLNQIQALQKAYDELCQKEGVTALPYFLIKYHDNSVVISLLKKWDDFFQDQGGKVTVGVYDPCNLSHYPGWPLRNFLILAAHKWGSILQSVEVLCFRDRTMQGVRDITHSIIFEIKLPERVLGPDCPKAVGWEKNQKGGMGPRMVNLSECMDPKRLAESSVDLNLKLMCWRLVPTLDLEKIVSAKCLLLGAGTLGCSVARTLMGWGVRKITFVDNAKISYSNPVRQPLYEFEDCLSGGKPKALAAADRLQKIFPGVSSEGYNMSIPMPGHPVKFSEVTMAQARKDVAKLEELIDAHDVVFLLMDTRESRWLPAVIAASKRKLVINAALGFDTFVVMRHGLKKPKQQESGDSCLSNASGSSDLLGSSLFSNIPGYKLGCYFCNDVVAPGDSTRDRTLDQQCTVSRPGLAMIAGALAVELMVSVLQHPEGGYAVASSSDDRMNEPPTSLGLVPHQIRGFLSRFDNVLPVSLAFDKCTACSTKEGHA from the exons ATGGCAACTGCCAGTAATGAGGTACACCATCCTGTAGATCCTGGAATCTCAAAGCTGCAGTTTGTTCCCTTCAGTAGTGCCTTGGATGCAGGATTCTGGCATGAACTAACCCAGAAGAAACTCAATGAGTACCGACTGGATGAGACCCCAAAAGTTATCAAAGGGTACTACTACAATG GTGATCCTTTGGGTTTGCCAGCTCGCTTGACATTGGAGTTTAGTGCCTTTGATAT GAATGCTTCAATACCAGCACGCTGCTGTCCTGCTGTCGGAACATTGTATAATACCAACACTTTTGAGACTTTCAAGTCCTGTGATAAGAAATCACttctggaaaaagaagcaaatgag ATATGGGAATCAATAAAGTCTGGAGCTGCTCTTGAAAACCCTATGCTCTTGAACAGGTTCCTGCTGCTGACATTCGCA gattTAAAAAAGTATCATTTCTATTATTGGTTTTGCTACCCTGCTCTCTGCTTCCCTGATGGAATACATATAATTCAGAAACCAGTGTGTCTTGGTGACAGATTCCCATTAAATCAG aTTCAAGCACTTCAGAAAGCATATGACGAACTTTGCCAGAAAGAGGGTGTTACAGCCTTgccttattttttaatcaagtatCATGACAATTCTGTTGTGATATCTCTACTGAAAAAGTGGGATGATTTCTTCCAAGACCAAGGGGGAAAG GTGACTGTTGGAGTTTATGATCCATGTAATTTATCCCACTATCCAGGATGGCCACTGAGAAATTTCCTGATCCTGGCAGCCCACAAATG GGGCAGCATTCTCCAGTCAGTTGAAGTGCTGTGCTTCAGAGACAGGACCATGCAAGGAGTGAGAGACATAACACACAGCattatctttgaaataaaacttccaGAGAGAGTCCTTGGCCCAG ATTGTCCAAAAGCTGTTGGGTGGGAGAAAAACCAAAAGGGAGGCATGGGTCCAAGGATGGTGAATCTCAGCGAATGCATGGATCCAAAGAG GTTAGCAGAATCATCAGTGGATCTTAATTTGAAATTGATGTGCTGGCGTTTGGTGCCTACTCTTGATTTGGAAAAAATTGTGTCTGCCAAGTGTCTACTGCTAGGAGCTGGTACGCTGGGTTGTAGTGTTGCAAGGACCTTGATG GGTTGGGGAGTCAGGAAGATTACATTTGTGGACAATGCAAAGATCTCCTACTCCAACCCAGTACGGCAGCCCCTGTATGAGTTTGAAGACTGTCTTAGCGGTGGGAAGCCTAAGGCACTTGCAGCAGCAGACAGGCTGCAGAAAATCTTCCCAGGAGTG AGTTCAGAAGGCTATAACATGAGCATCCCCATGCCAGGCCACCCAGTGAAATTTTCTGAAGTAACAATGGCACAGGCTCGGAAGGATGTGGCTAAACTTGAAGAGCTTATTGATGCTCATGATGTTGTTTTCCTACTAATGGACACTAGGGAGAGTCGATGGCTTCCTGCTGTCATTGCAGCCAGCAAGAGGAAG CTGGTCATCAATGCTGCACTGGGATTTGACACATTTGTTGTTATGAGACACGGactaaagaaaccaaaacagcaaGAATCTGGTGATTCATGTTTAAGCAACGCCTCTGGTTCTTCTGATCTTTTGGGATCATCACTCTTTTCAAATATCCCTGGCTATAAACTGGGTTGCTACTTCTGCAATGATGTTGTGGCACCAGGGGAT TCCACCAGGGATCGGACATTGGATCAGCAGTGCACAGTCAGTCGACCTGGATTAGCCATGATAGCGGGAGCTCTTGCAGTGGAATTAATGGTTTCTGTTTTACAGCATCCAGAAGG TGGTTATGCTGTGGCCAGCAGTAGTGATGATCGAATGAATGAGCCGCCTACTTCTCTTGGACTTGTTCCTCATCAG ATCCGTGGATTTTTATCAAGATTTGATAATGTTCTTCCAGTCAGCCTGGCATTTGATAAGTGCACAGCCTGTTCAACCAAA
- the ATG7 gene encoding ubiquitin-like modifier-activating enzyme ATG7 isoform X5, translated as MATASNEVHHPVDPGISKLQFVPFSSALDAGFWHELTQKKLNEYRLDETPKVIKGYYYNGDPLGLPARLTLEFSAFDMNASIPARCCPAVGTLYNTNTFETFKSCDKKSLLEKEANEIWESIKSGAALENPMLLNRFLLLTFADLKKYHFYYWFCYPALCFPDGIHIIQKPVCLGDRFPLNQIQALQKAYDELCQKEGVTALPYFLIKYHDNSVVISLLKKWDDFFQDQGGKVTVGVYDPCNLSHYPGWPLRNFLILAAHKWGSILQSVEVLCFRDRTMQGVRDITHSIIFEIKLPERVLGPDCPKAVGWEKNQKGGMGPRMVNLSECMDPKRLAESSVDLNLKLMCWRLVPTLDLEKIVSAKCLLLGAGTLGCSVARTLMGWGVRKITFVDNAKISYSNPVRQPLYEFEDCLSGGKPKALAAADRLQKIFPGVSSEGYNMSIPMPGHPVKFSEVTMAQARKDVAKLEELIDAHDVVFLLMDTRESRWLPAVIAASKRKLVINAALGFDTFVVMRHGLKKPKQQESGDSCLSNASGSSDLLGSSLFSNIPGYKLGCYFCNDVVAPGDSTRDRTLDQQCTVSRPGLAMIAGALAVELMVSVLQHPEGGYAVASSSDDRMNEPPTSLGLVPHQIRGFLSRFDNVLPVSLAFDKCTACSTKIWDMSDDETV; from the exons ATGGCAACTGCCAGTAATGAGGTACACCATCCTGTAGATCCTGGAATCTCAAAGCTGCAGTTTGTTCCCTTCAGTAGTGCCTTGGATGCAGGATTCTGGCATGAACTAACCCAGAAGAAACTCAATGAGTACCGACTGGATGAGACCCCAAAAGTTATCAAAGGGTACTACTACAATG GTGATCCTTTGGGTTTGCCAGCTCGCTTGACATTGGAGTTTAGTGCCTTTGATAT GAATGCTTCAATACCAGCACGCTGCTGTCCTGCTGTCGGAACATTGTATAATACCAACACTTTTGAGACTTTCAAGTCCTGTGATAAGAAATCACttctggaaaaagaagcaaatgag ATATGGGAATCAATAAAGTCTGGAGCTGCTCTTGAAAACCCTATGCTCTTGAACAGGTTCCTGCTGCTGACATTCGCA gattTAAAAAAGTATCATTTCTATTATTGGTTTTGCTACCCTGCTCTCTGCTTCCCTGATGGAATACATATAATTCAGAAACCAGTGTGTCTTGGTGACAGATTCCCATTAAATCAG aTTCAAGCACTTCAGAAAGCATATGACGAACTTTGCCAGAAAGAGGGTGTTACAGCCTTgccttattttttaatcaagtatCATGACAATTCTGTTGTGATATCTCTACTGAAAAAGTGGGATGATTTCTTCCAAGACCAAGGGGGAAAG GTGACTGTTGGAGTTTATGATCCATGTAATTTATCCCACTATCCAGGATGGCCACTGAGAAATTTCCTGATCCTGGCAGCCCACAAATG GGGCAGCATTCTCCAGTCAGTTGAAGTGCTGTGCTTCAGAGACAGGACCATGCAAGGAGTGAGAGACATAACACACAGCattatctttgaaataaaacttccaGAGAGAGTCCTTGGCCCAG ATTGTCCAAAAGCTGTTGGGTGGGAGAAAAACCAAAAGGGAGGCATGGGTCCAAGGATGGTGAATCTCAGCGAATGCATGGATCCAAAGAG GTTAGCAGAATCATCAGTGGATCTTAATTTGAAATTGATGTGCTGGCGTTTGGTGCCTACTCTTGATTTGGAAAAAATTGTGTCTGCCAAGTGTCTACTGCTAGGAGCTGGTACGCTGGGTTGTAGTGTTGCAAGGACCTTGATG GGTTGGGGAGTCAGGAAGATTACATTTGTGGACAATGCAAAGATCTCCTACTCCAACCCAGTACGGCAGCCCCTGTATGAGTTTGAAGACTGTCTTAGCGGTGGGAAGCCTAAGGCACTTGCAGCAGCAGACAGGCTGCAGAAAATCTTCCCAGGAGTG AGTTCAGAAGGCTATAACATGAGCATCCCCATGCCAGGCCACCCAGTGAAATTTTCTGAAGTAACAATGGCACAGGCTCGGAAGGATGTGGCTAAACTTGAAGAGCTTATTGATGCTCATGATGTTGTTTTCCTACTAATGGACACTAGGGAGAGTCGATGGCTTCCTGCTGTCATTGCAGCCAGCAAGAGGAAG CTGGTCATCAATGCTGCACTGGGATTTGACACATTTGTTGTTATGAGACACGGactaaagaaaccaaaacagcaaGAATCTGGTGATTCATGTTTAAGCAACGCCTCTGGTTCTTCTGATCTTTTGGGATCATCACTCTTTTCAAATATCCCTGGCTATAAACTGGGTTGCTACTTCTGCAATGATGTTGTGGCACCAGGGGAT TCCACCAGGGATCGGACATTGGATCAGCAGTGCACAGTCAGTCGACCTGGATTAGCCATGATAGCGGGAGCTCTTGCAGTGGAATTAATGGTTTCTGTTTTACAGCATCCAGAAGG TGGTTATGCTGTGGCCAGCAGTAGTGATGATCGAATGAATGAGCCGCCTACTTCTCTTGGACTTGTTCCTCATCAG ATCCGTGGATTTTTATCAAGATTTGATAATGTTCTTCCAGTCAGCCTGGCATTTGATAAGTGCACAGCCTGTTCAACCAAA
- the ATG7 gene encoding ubiquitin-like modifier-activating enzyme ATG7 isoform X1 codes for MATASNEVHHPVDPGISKLQFVPFSSALDAGFWHELTQKKLNEYRLDETPKVIKGYYYNGDPLGLPARLTLEFSAFDMNASIPARCCPAVGTLYNTNTFETFKSCDKKSLLEKEANEIWESIKSGAALENPMLLNRFLLLTFADLKKYHFYYWFCYPALCFPDGIHIIQKPVCLGDRFPLNQIQALQKAYDELCQKEGVTALPYFLIKYHDNSVVISLLKKWDDFFQDQGGKVTVGVYDPCNLSHYPGWPLRNFLILAAHKWGSILQSVEVLCFRDRTMQGVRDITHSIIFEIKLPERVLGPDCPKAVGWEKNQKGGMGPRMVNLSECMDPKRLAESSVDLNLKLMCWRLVPTLDLEKIVSAKCLLLGAGTLGCSVARTLMGWGVRKITFVDNAKISYSNPVRQPLYEFEDCLSGGKPKALAAADRLQKIFPGVSSEGYNMSIPMPGHPVKFSEVTMAQARKDVAKLEELIDAHDVVFLLMDTRESRWLPAVIAASKRKLVINAALGFDTFVVMRHGLKKPKQQESGDSCLSNASGSSDLLGSSLFSNIPGYKLGCYFCNDVVAPGDSTRDRTLDQQCTVSRPGLAMIAGALAVELMVSVLQHPEGGYAVASSSDDRMNEPPTSLGLVPHQIRGFLSRFDNVLPVSLAFDKCTACSTKVLDQYEQEGFNFLAKVFNSSHSFLEDLTGLTLLHQETQAAEEKFTLTDSGLPWNLFFKRLRD; via the exons ATGGCAACTGCCAGTAATGAGGTACACCATCCTGTAGATCCTGGAATCTCAAAGCTGCAGTTTGTTCCCTTCAGTAGTGCCTTGGATGCAGGATTCTGGCATGAACTAACCCAGAAGAAACTCAATGAGTACCGACTGGATGAGACCCCAAAAGTTATCAAAGGGTACTACTACAATG GTGATCCTTTGGGTTTGCCAGCTCGCTTGACATTGGAGTTTAGTGCCTTTGATAT GAATGCTTCAATACCAGCACGCTGCTGTCCTGCTGTCGGAACATTGTATAATACCAACACTTTTGAGACTTTCAAGTCCTGTGATAAGAAATCACttctggaaaaagaagcaaatgag ATATGGGAATCAATAAAGTCTGGAGCTGCTCTTGAAAACCCTATGCTCTTGAACAGGTTCCTGCTGCTGACATTCGCA gattTAAAAAAGTATCATTTCTATTATTGGTTTTGCTACCCTGCTCTCTGCTTCCCTGATGGAATACATATAATTCAGAAACCAGTGTGTCTTGGTGACAGATTCCCATTAAATCAG aTTCAAGCACTTCAGAAAGCATATGACGAACTTTGCCAGAAAGAGGGTGTTACAGCCTTgccttattttttaatcaagtatCATGACAATTCTGTTGTGATATCTCTACTGAAAAAGTGGGATGATTTCTTCCAAGACCAAGGGGGAAAG GTGACTGTTGGAGTTTATGATCCATGTAATTTATCCCACTATCCAGGATGGCCACTGAGAAATTTCCTGATCCTGGCAGCCCACAAATG GGGCAGCATTCTCCAGTCAGTTGAAGTGCTGTGCTTCAGAGACAGGACCATGCAAGGAGTGAGAGACATAACACACAGCattatctttgaaataaaacttccaGAGAGAGTCCTTGGCCCAG ATTGTCCAAAAGCTGTTGGGTGGGAGAAAAACCAAAAGGGAGGCATGGGTCCAAGGATGGTGAATCTCAGCGAATGCATGGATCCAAAGAG GTTAGCAGAATCATCAGTGGATCTTAATTTGAAATTGATGTGCTGGCGTTTGGTGCCTACTCTTGATTTGGAAAAAATTGTGTCTGCCAAGTGTCTACTGCTAGGAGCTGGTACGCTGGGTTGTAGTGTTGCAAGGACCTTGATG GGTTGGGGAGTCAGGAAGATTACATTTGTGGACAATGCAAAGATCTCCTACTCCAACCCAGTACGGCAGCCCCTGTATGAGTTTGAAGACTGTCTTAGCGGTGGGAAGCCTAAGGCACTTGCAGCAGCAGACAGGCTGCAGAAAATCTTCCCAGGAGTG AGTTCAGAAGGCTATAACATGAGCATCCCCATGCCAGGCCACCCAGTGAAATTTTCTGAAGTAACAATGGCACAGGCTCGGAAGGATGTGGCTAAACTTGAAGAGCTTATTGATGCTCATGATGTTGTTTTCCTACTAATGGACACTAGGGAGAGTCGATGGCTTCCTGCTGTCATTGCAGCCAGCAAGAGGAAG CTGGTCATCAATGCTGCACTGGGATTTGACACATTTGTTGTTATGAGACACGGactaaagaaaccaaaacagcaaGAATCTGGTGATTCATGTTTAAGCAACGCCTCTGGTTCTTCTGATCTTTTGGGATCATCACTCTTTTCAAATATCCCTGGCTATAAACTGGGTTGCTACTTCTGCAATGATGTTGTGGCACCAGGGGAT TCCACCAGGGATCGGACATTGGATCAGCAGTGCACAGTCAGTCGACCTGGATTAGCCATGATAGCGGGAGCTCTTGCAGTGGAATTAATGGTTTCTGTTTTACAGCATCCAGAAGG TGGTTATGCTGTGGCCAGCAGTAGTGATGATCGAATGAATGAGCCGCCTACTTCTCTTGGACTTGTTCCTCATCAG ATCCGTGGATTTTTATCAAGATTTGATAATGTTCTTCCAGTCAGCCTGGCATTTGATAAGTGCACAGCCTGTTCAACCAAA